TCGACGATGAACCGGATCGACCTCCCGCACCTGGTGTGGACCCTGGAGTCCCTCGCCGAAGGCAAGCTGGTCAACCGGATCCAGGTCGACCGGGAGACCGAGGCGTTCGCCAAGCAGGCCCTGGAGCGCATGCTGGCGCTGCCGTAACCGGCAGGCCGCCGCCCCGGATCATCCCGGCACCGGTTCCTGGTCGGGTTGATCCGGGTCCAGCGTGAAGACGGTCCCGTCGGGGCTGAGCACCACCAGGGCGCCCTGGTCGAGGAACACGCGCGCCGTGGCGTATCCGGCCGCGACGACCTGTCCGGCCCGCGCGGGGGACTCCCACAGCAGGGCGCCCGTACCGGTGTCGAGGGCGGCGACCCGTCCGGAGGCACTGGCCGCGAACACCACCTGTCCCCGCCCTTCGGCGACGGGCGTGCCGGGCTGCTGGAGGGTCGTCGAGGTCTGCCACAGCCGTGCGCCGGTCGTGGGCGAGTGGGCGGTCAGCTGCCCGGCGGACGAGGCGAAGCAGAGCGCGCCGCCCACCAGCGCCGGTTCGCCCCGCGGGTCGCCCGGCAGCTTCTTGCTGCGGGCGGCGCCGGTCGCCGGGTCGATCAGCACCACCTCGCCGTACGACGACTCCCCGGAGATGCCCGAGTCGGGCTCGGCGTACGTGAGGAAGACGAGGTCCGGGCCGAGGGCACCGACCGGGACGAGGTCCTCGTCGGGAAGCTTCACCTTCCGGGTGGAGCCGTCGGCCGGATCGAGCGCGACCAGCACGTTACGGGTGGTCTCCCCCGGGTTGGCCGCGTCGGTGCAGCCGGCGTACGGGAGCCCGGCGACCCGGTGGAACCGGCAGGCGTAACCGTTCCCGGCCGGCAGGGTCGCCGTCCAGCGCGCGGAGCCGTCGCCGCTCAGCGGGCGGGCGGTCACCCGGTTGCCGTCCGGGGCCATCAGCAGATCGCCGAGCACGGCGGAGTCGACGCTGCTCGTCGAGTCCATCGTGCGCGACCACAGCGGCTTCCCGGTGGCGGTGTCCAGGGCGAGGGCCGTCGTGGTCTCGTCGTCGCCCGAGCCGTTGATGACCGTCTGGGAGACCAGCAGCACACCGCCGTGCACCCCCAGGACCTGGCTGCTGTACGCCTCCTGCGCCACCCCGGAGGGCAGGGAGTGGGCCCGCCACGCGAGCCGGCCCGTCGCGCCGTCGACCCGGACCGGGAGGGTGCCGTTGCCGCCGCAGTACAGGGCGCCCTCGCCCATGGCGCAGGACAGGGAGGTGCCGCTGGACCCCGACGGCCCGCCGCCCAGGGGCTTCTTCACCCCGCTCGCGGCGGTCCCGTACACCGAGGTCCGCCAGGGCTTCCAGCCGGCCGGCAGCGGTTCCCACATCGAGGCCTCGGCGCCGCTGCTGCCGGAGTCGCCCGACGTCTCGCTCCTCGCGAACGGGTCGAGGAGGAAGTAGCCGGTGAGCGCCACGGCCAGCAGGCCCGCCACCCCGGCCAGGACCTGTCCCCGGCGCGGGCGGAGCCGGCGGCCCGGGCGGGACGGGGCGGCCGGCGGCCCGGGTTCCTCGCTCACGGACGGGGGCGGCAGCCGCAGCGTCACCGTCTCCTCGCCCGCCGCGGGTTCGGGCAGCACCCGCGCGAGATCCTCGGCGAGTTCGTCGAGTCCGGGCCGGTCGTCGGGGTCCTTGGCCAGGCAGCGGGTCAGGACCGCGCGCAGCGGTTCGGCGACCGCGTCCACCGCGGGCTCCTCGTTCATCACCCGCCACGCCGTCAGATAGGGGCTGTCGGCGTCGAAGGGACCACGGCCGGTCGCGGCGAACACCACCAGCGCGCCGAGGGAGAAGACGTCCGAGGCGGGGCCGACCGAGCGGGCGTCCTTGAACTGCTCGGGGGACATGAAGGGCGGGGTGCCGATCATGTGCCCGGTCTCGGTGAGGTTCTGGTTCTCGGCGGCGCGGGAGATGCCGAAGTCGATGACGCGGGGGCCGTCCTCGGCCATCAGGACGTTGGCGGGCTTCAGGTCGCGGTGCACGACCCCGGCCCGGTGGATGTCCCGCAGTGCCTCCACGAGCCCCAGGGCGAGCCGGCGCAGCTCCGCCCCCTTCAGCGGGCCGGTGCCGCGGATACGGGCGGAGAGCGCGGGGCCCGGCACGTACTGGGTGGCCATCCAGGGCCGGACCGCCTCCGGGTCGGCGTCCACGACCGGGGCGGTGAACGCCCCGCTCACCCTGCGGACGGCCTCGATCTCCTGCCGGAAGCGGGCCCGGAAGACCTTGTCCTCGGCGTACTGGGCGTGCACGACCTTGACGGCGGCCTCCCGCCCGGACCGGGACCGGCCCAGGTAGACGACGCCCATGCCGCCGGATCCGATCCGGTCCACGATCCGGTAGCCGCCGAGCGTCCTCGGGTCGTCCTTGTGCAGCGGCAACGCCCCGGTCCCCTTCCCCCGCAAAGCAGTTCGAGTTCACAGGATAGGGAACCCGTCCGGGGGAAGGGGATCGGCGCGGTGGGTCAGACCCCGGCCGGTTGCGGGGTCTTCTCGGGTTGCGTGGGGCGCGGCTTCGCGGCGCGCTTCTTCGCCCGGCGCTCCTTGCGCAGTTCGAGCGTCGCGTAGAGCGTCGGGACGAGCAGCAGGGTGAGCAGCGTCGAGCTGATCAGGCCGCCGATCACGACCACCGCCAGCGGCTGGGCGATGAAGCCGCCCTGGCCGGTGACGCCGAGGGCCATCGGGAGCAGGGCGAAGATGGTCGCCAGCGCCGTCATCAGGATGGGCCGCAGCCGGTGCCGGCCGCCCTCGACGACGGCCTCGACCACGCCGTACCCCTGCTTGCGGTACTGGTTGATGAGGTCGATCAGCACGATCGCGTTGGTCACCACGATGCCGATGAGCATCAGCATGCCGATCATCGCGGGGACGCCCATCGGGGTGCCGGTGACGATCAGCAGGCCGATGGCGCCGGTCGCCGCGAAGGGGATGGAGACCAGCAGGATCAGCGGCTGGGCCAGCGAACGGAAGGTCGCGACCAGCAGCATGAAGACGATCGCGATCGCCGCGAGCATCGCCAGGCCGAGGTTCTTGAACGCGTCGTCCTGGTCCTGGGAGACCCCGCCGATCTCGGCCGTGGCGCCCGCCGGCAGCTTGAGCGCGTCCAGCTTCGAGGTGAGGTCGGCGCTCACCGCCCCGGTGTTGTCACCGGTCGGCTTGGCGGTGACGGTGGCCGCCCGCCTGCCGTCGATGCGGGTCGTCGAGACCGGGCCGTCGACCACGTCGACGGTGGCGATGTCACCGAGCTTCACCTTGCCCAGGGAGAGCGCCTTCAGCTGGGCGAGCGTGGTGGCGGGCTTCGCCGAGGTGATGACGACGTCGCGCTCGGTGTCGTCCAGGACCGCCTTGGCGGCCGTCGTCCCGCTGACCGCCTGGGCCACCGCGGCGCCCAGGCTCTGGTCGTCGAACCCGGCGGCGGCCGCCCCGGCATCGGCCTTCACCGAGATGCGCGGCACGCTCTGCGAGAGGTCGCTGGTCACGTCCGTGACGTCGTCGAGTCCGGCCACGGCCTTGCGGACCTGCTCGG
Above is a genomic segment from Streptomyces asoensis containing:
- a CDS encoding protein kinase domain-containing protein — encoded protein: MPLHKDDPRTLGGYRIVDRIGSGGMGVVYLGRSRSGREAAVKVVHAQYAEDKVFRARFRQEIEAVRRVSGAFTAPVVDADPEAVRPWMATQYVPGPALSARIRGTGPLKGAELRRLALGLVEALRDIHRAGVVHRDLKPANVLMAEDGPRVIDFGISRAAENQNLTETGHMIGTPPFMSPEQFKDARSVGPASDVFSLGALVVFAATGRGPFDADSPYLTAWRVMNEEPAVDAVAEPLRAVLTRCLAKDPDDRPGLDELAEDLARVLPEPAAGEETVTLRLPPPSVSEEPGPPAAPSRPGRRLRPRRGQVLAGVAGLLAVALTGYFLLDPFARSETSGDSGSSGAEASMWEPLPAGWKPWRTSVYGTAASGVKKPLGGGPSGSSGTSLSCAMGEGALYCGGNGTLPVRVDGATGRLAWRAHSLPSGVAQEAYSSQVLGVHGGVLLVSQTVINGSGDDETTTALALDTATGKPLWSRTMDSTSSVDSAVLGDLLMAPDGNRVTARPLSGDGSARWTATLPAGNGYACRFHRVAGLPYAGCTDAANPGETTRNVLVALDPADGSTRKVKLPDEDLVPVGALGPDLVFLTYAEPDSGISGESSYGEVVLIDPATGAARSKKLPGDPRGEPALVGGALCFASSAGQLTAHSPTTGARLWQTSTTLQQPGTPVAEGRGQVVFAASASGRVAALDTGTGALLWESPARAGQVVAAGYATARVFLDQGALVVLSPDGTVFTLDPDQPDQEPVPG